Below is a genomic region from Spirosoma radiotolerans.
AGCTTGCCATCAGTCAGGATGCCCCCGTAGGGTAGTTGAACGGCTTTTTTTGTCCCTGGTTCGTAACTCCAGACAAATGACTGGTGCGTGACGGCCCGGACGGGCGGAAAAATAAGTTTTGTCAACTCGCCCTGATTTTGTACGCCGGGTATAAAAACCTCTCTCACCGGGCTATTCGCCACTTGATAGTTCTCCAGAAAAGCTTCTGTTTCCTTTTTCGTTAATGGGTCAACTTTACATGCTTTCAGGACCAACCGAAGTAAGGCTCTGGGGAAAGCTTTAAGTGATGCAAAAAGAGAATAGATCATACGATTGGTTAGGTTACGCTACTTTAGACTGATTTCTTTTATTATCAGACACATACGCTATCACATGTTAGACTAATTCTGCCAAAATAGGTATCCAGCTTAGGGTACAGGGTGGCTATTCCGTGGGCTGTTAGGATCGGAACCTCGACCGAACGGTCCTCAGAGAATGCAAGTGAATGACTAAACCTCCTTATATAGCGTCTAGATTGCGTCGGCTGGCATGGACAGACTTTCTGAATTGCCCCGGCGTTTGGCCGGTTACCTGTCGAAATTGATTGGAGAGGTGCTGAACGCTGCTGTAGCTCAATCGCCAGGCTATTTCGCTTAGGGTGAGTTCGGCGTATTGCAACCACTCCTTCACCTTTTCGATTTTGAGTGCAATAATGTACTTCTCCAACGTCTGACCCTCACTGGACGAAAACAGGCCGCTCAAATACGAGTATTCATAGCCTAGTTTCCGTTCCAGAAACGTCGAATAATTTTCGGTCGGCAGCCGCTCAGCTTTCAGGTGCTGGACCTCATTGATGAGCAGCACTTTGATGTGTTCTACGAGCGACTGTTTTTTGTCGTCAACCAAATCAAATCCATTTTCCTGCA
It encodes:
- a CDS encoding AraC family transcriptional regulator, encoding MTLTVRNMVCDRCKRVVRDELEQMGFVVKRVELGEVDLETPPSAQTIEAIRHRLQENGFDLVDDKKQSLVEHIKVLLINEVQHLKAERLPTENYSTFLERKLGYEYSYLSGLFSSSEGQTLEKYIIALKIEKVKEWLQYAELTLSEIAWRLSYSSVQHLSNQFRQVTGQTPGQFRKSVHASRRNLDAI